A portion of the Hominilimicola fabiformis genome contains these proteins:
- a CDS encoding GNAT family N-acetyltransferase → MLVRRAEIKDIEKINELLLQVAMVHHYGRPDLFKANCRKYKNDELVEIIKDDNRPIFVAEDDGVVIGYAFCVITDRKDDNVLTDMKNLYIDDLCVDENMRDKHVGTVIYDYVKKYAKEIGCYNLTLNVWSCNESAQKFYEKQGLKPQKTTMEMIL, encoded by the coding sequence ATGTTGGTACGCAGAGCAGAAATAAAAGATATTGAGAAAATAAACGAATTGTTATTGCAGGTAGCTATGGTACACCACTATGGCAGACCTGATTTGTTCAAGGCGAATTGCCGTAAGTATAAAAATGACGAGCTTGTTGAAATCATAAAAGACGATAACCGTCCGATATTCGTTGCAGAAGATGACGGAGTTGTTATAGGTTACGCATTTTGCGTGATAACCGACCGTAAAGATGATAACGTTTTGACAGATATGAAGAATTTGTATATAGATGATTTGTGCGTTGATGAAAATATGAGAGATAAACACGTTGGTACTGTCATTTATGATTATGTCAAGAAGTATGCAAAGGAAATCGGCTGTTATAACTTGACGTTAAATGTTTGGAGCTGTAATGAATCGGCTCAAAAATTCTATGAAAAACAAGGTCTGAAACCTCAAAAAACAACTATGGAAATGATTTTGTAA
- the galA gene encoding beta-galactosidase GalA, with amino-acid sequence MDKFSLDRDWKFYNGDFELPETKTHTECYMAAKAGGAIGAASPDFDKSDWETVNLPHDWAVYNEFEEKWGPSQGYKKRGKAWYSKRFRLDESDRDKQILIEFEGISSYATVYLNGSVIGRNFCGYNSFVVDATDMALYGDQVNDLVVFVDATQIEGWWYEGAGIYRHVNLYKKNKLHIAHWGVFVHPIRKTVDVWDAATDTTIENSSYENKNFRLKTYILDKEDNIVGKDEKEFSVAGGNKIEVNQSILTYSPLLWDIDAPNLYTMVSELYENDSLVDSQKNTFGFRTIAINKDNGFFLNGRHVPLYGTCNHQDHAGVGVAVPDSVNEYRIKLLKEMGSNAYRCAHGNPNPEILDYCDKYGILVMDENRNFNSSADGIKQVQDMVMRDRNHPSVVMYSLFNEEPLQGTPTGRKLAERLQCEIKKLDATRFLVGAMNTGVTTDGGACDILDMTGFNYITHTYDDFREKYPDMPMLGSENDSAFQTRGVYKTDHSKNIIDCYDSEAAPWGNTYRDGFKQVDTRPHIMGLFIWTGFDYRGEPTPFEWPSIGTQFGIMDTCGFKKDAFYLNKAFFTDEPMIHILPHWNFADGEEVRVMTHTNCSEAELFLNGKSLGKKNVDKYDMADWFVPFEKGTLKMVGYIDSKEVCSDEVSTANAAKKIIITPQNEFVYDSCDDAVIFNISVVDENGVSVPTADNLIKFTADGGEIIGVGNGDPNSHEADKAEERHLFNGLCQVIVKQSDGAENVTVTAASDGLESATATVKSVANENKKIFIPSVNEKYIAKWRQAVDLSETRPDPNVKIEDHDMNTWGIVSVGSGYDDKFKNVTGYGLYKTTVNINENDNFIVFRELTGNEVEVFVNGEQKFKGDCQWGRKVEINVSDVNGDADIVVIVNSTKADGNGGISKPVVITD; translated from the coding sequence ATGGATAAATTCAGTTTAGACAGAGATTGGAAGTTCTACAACGGTGATTTTGAACTTCCGGAAACAAAAACACATACAGAATGTTATATGGCAGCCAAAGCCGGCGGTGCAATCGGTGCGGCGTCACCGGATTTTGACAAAAGCGATTGGGAAACCGTAAACCTACCGCACGACTGGGCGGTATACAATGAATTTGAAGAAAAATGGGGACCGTCGCAAGGATACAAAAAACGCGGTAAAGCGTGGTATTCAAAGAGATTTCGTCTTGATGAAAGTGACAGAGATAAGCAAATTTTAATCGAATTTGAGGGTATTTCTTCCTATGCAACAGTTTATCTAAACGGCTCCGTTATCGGCAGAAATTTCTGCGGTTACAATTCATTTGTCGTTGATGCGACAGATATGGCACTTTACGGCGACCAAGTAAACGACCTTGTCGTGTTTGTTGACGCGACACAAATTGAAGGTTGGTGGTATGAGGGAGCAGGCATATACCGTCACGTCAATCTGTACAAGAAAAACAAGTTACATATCGCACATTGGGGTGTGTTTGTTCACCCTATAAGAAAAACAGTTGACGTATGGGACGCGGCTACAGATACAACGATTGAAAATTCGTCTTATGAAAACAAAAATTTCAGATTAAAAACATATATACTCGACAAAGAAGATAATATTGTCGGCAAAGATGAAAAAGAATTCTCGGTTGCCGGCGGCAATAAAATCGAAGTCAATCAAAGTATTTTGACATACAGCCCGCTTTTATGGGACATTGATGCGCCTAACCTATACACAATGGTCAGTGAACTTTATGAAAACGACAGTCTTGTCGACAGTCAAAAAAATACATTTGGTTTCCGTACAATCGCTATTAACAAAGACAACGGCTTCTTCCTTAACGGCAGACACGTTCCGCTGTACGGTACTTGCAACCATCAAGACCACGCAGGTGTCGGTGTTGCCGTTCCTGACAGCGTGAACGAATACAGAATTAAGCTTTTAAAAGAAATGGGTTCAAATGCGTACCGTTGTGCTCACGGCAACCCTAATCCAGAAATACTCGATTATTGTGACAAATACGGTATTCTTGTCATGGACGAAAACCGTAACTTTAATTCAAGTGCCGACGGTATCAAGCAAGTGCAGGATATGGTTATGCGTGACCGAAATCACCCATCTGTCGTTATGTACTCGCTGTTTAACGAAGAACCGCTTCAAGGCACTCCGACAGGCAGAAAGCTTGCCGAAAGACTTCAATGCGAAATAAAAAAACTTGACGCCACCCGTTTTCTTGTGGGTGCTATGAATACAGGCGTCACAACCGACGGCGGTGCTTGCGATATTCTTGATATGACCGGCTTTAACTATATCACCCATACTTATGACGACTTCAGAGAAAAGTACCCCGATATGCCGATGTTGGGCAGCGAAAACGACAGTGCTTTTCAAACTCGCGGTGTTTACAAGACCGACCACAGCAAGAATATTATCGACTGTTACGACAGTGAAGCCGCTCCTTGGGGCAATACATATCGTGACGGTTTCAAGCAAGTCGATACTCGTCCGCATATTATGGGACTTTTCATATGGACAGGCTTTGACTATCGCGGTGAGCCGACTCCGTTTGAATGGCCGTCAATCGGCACTCAATTTGGCATCATGGATACTTGCGGTTTCAAAAAAGACGCTTTTTATCTTAACAAAGCATTCTTTACAGATGAGCCGATGATTCACATTCTTCCCCACTGGAATTTTGCGGACGGTGAAGAAGTGCGTGTTATGACGCACACTAATTGCAGTGAGGCTGAACTTTTCTTAAACGGCAAATCGCTCGGCAAAAAGAACGTTGATAAGTACGATATGGCGGATTGGTTTGTTCCGTTTGAAAAAGGTACTCTTAAAATGGTCGGATATATTGACAGCAAAGAGGTTTGCAGTGACGAAGTTTCAACCGCAAATGCGGCAAAAAAAATCATTATCACTCCGCAAAATGAATTTGTATATGACAGTTGCGATGACGCAGTAATATTCAATATTTCAGTTGTTGACGAAAACGGTGTAAGTGTACCGACCGCCGATAATCTTATAAAATTCACTGCCGACGGCGGCGAAATAATCGGTGTCGGAAACGGCGATCCTAATTCTCACGAAGCCGACAAAGCCGAAGAAAGACACCTGTTTAACGGTTTGTGTCAAGTAATAGTTAAGCAATCGGACGGTGCGGAAAATGTTACAGTTACTGCAGCGTCGGACGGACTTGAAAGTGCAACGGCTACCGTAAAATCAGTTGCAAACGAAAATAAAAAAATATTTATTCCGTCAGTGAATGAAAAATATATTGCAAAATGGCGTCAAGCGGTTGATTTATCAGAAACACGACCTGATCCGAATGTTAAAATTGAGGACCACGATATGAATACTTGGGGCATCGTGTCGGTTGGCAGCGGATACGACGATAAATTTAAAAACGTAACCGGATACGGGCTTTACAAAACTACCGTTAATATTAATGAAAACGATAATTTCATTGTGTTCAGAGAACTTACAGGCAATGAAGTTGAAGTTTTCGTAAACGGCGAGCAGAAATTCAAAGGCGATTGCCAATGGGGACGTAAAGTTGAAATAAATGTTTCTGACGTAAACGGTGATGCCGATATTGTGGTTATCGTAAACAGCACCAAAGCAGACGGTAACGGCGGTATTTCAAAACCTGTTGTTATTACAGATTAA
- the trpE gene encoding anthranilate synthase component I — translation MFNLTVDEVKELSKNYNMIPLTIECYADMDTPISVFKRMQTEKDCFLLESIGQNHVTARFSFIGRNPFISFKSLNDEITISDYTGKTNTYKGKPMEELEKLIEKYKAPKLENIPSFNGGAVGFFAYDIIRQYEHLSNINQDDLHLPDMHFMLMDEIIAFDHMRQKIVIIVNIHAEGDIENQYKKATGRLLDIQQEMTDLSGLMKKEKREYRSSSKMVSNMTKEEFCANVEKAKEYIKNGDIFQVVLSQRFTVETNVSPFNTYRALRLINPSPYMYYLNFGDYQIAGASPEMLVRVENGVVQTGPIAGTRPRGKTVEEDMALEKELLADKKEIAEHTMLVDLGRNDIGRVSEFGSVKVTRFKYVERFSHVMHIITDVEGKLRSDKTCFDALGSTLPAGTLSGAPKIRAMEIIDELEKTKRSTYGGAIGYISFNGNFDSCITIRTGVFKDGKAYIQAGGGIVYDSIPENEYQESINKASAVLRAIEEAGDIV, via the coding sequence ATGTTTAATTTAACCGTAGATGAAGTAAAAGAATTGTCAAAAAATTACAATATGATACCGTTGACGATTGAATGTTATGCCGATATGGATACGCCGATAAGCGTGTTCAAGCGTATGCAGACAGAGAAGGATTGTTTCTTGCTTGAAAGTATCGGTCAAAACCACGTTACAGCAAGATTTTCATTTATAGGAAGAAATCCGTTTATCAGTTTTAAAAGTCTTAACGATGAAATAACAATTTCAGATTACACAGGAAAAACAAATACATATAAAGGCAAACCGATGGAGGAGCTTGAAAAGCTTATTGAAAAGTACAAAGCACCGAAACTTGAAAATATACCGTCATTTAACGGCGGTGCGGTAGGTTTTTTTGCGTATGACATTATACGTCAGTATGAACATTTGTCGAACATAAATCAAGACGATTTGCATTTACCTGATATGCACTTTATGTTGATGGACGAGATAATCGCGTTCGACCATATGCGTCAAAAGATTGTTATAATAGTAAATATTCACGCAGAGGGTGATATTGAAAATCAGTACAAAAAGGCAACAGGCAGATTACTTGACATTCAGCAGGAAATGACGGACCTTTCGGGACTTATGAAAAAAGAAAAGCGCGAATATCGTTCTTCTTCAAAGATGGTTTCAAATATGACGAAAGAAGAATTTTGTGCGAACGTTGAAAAGGCGAAAGAGTACATCAAAAACGGCGATATATTCCAAGTTGTGCTTTCACAGAGATTTACAGTTGAAACGAATGTAAGTCCGTTCAATACATACAGGGCACTAAGACTTATCAATCCGTCACCTTATATGTACTATTTGAATTTCGGAGATTATCAGATTGCAGGTGCGTCACCTGAAATGCTTGTGAGAGTTGAAAACGGAGTTGTTCAGACAGGACCTATCGCAGGCACACGTCCGAGAGGTAAGACTGTTGAGGAAGATATGGCACTTGAAAAGGAGCTTTTGGCTGACAAAAAGGAAATTGCGGAACATACAATGCTTGTTGATTTGGGCAGAAACGATATAGGCAGAGTCAGCGAGTTTGGCTCGGTAAAGGTTACGCGATTTAAGTATGTGGAGCGTTTTTCACACGTTATGCACATTATAACAGACGTTGAAGGTAAATTAAGAAGTGACAAAACTTGTTTTGACGCACTTGGTTCAACACTTCCTGCAGGAACACTTTCGGGTGCACCGAAAATCCGTGCAATGGAAATCATTGATGAACTTGAAAAAACGAAACGTTCAACATACGGCGGTGCAATCGGTTACATTAGCTTTAACGGCAACTTTGACAGCTGTATAACAATTCGTACAGGAGTATTCAAGGACGGCAAGGCATATATCCAAGCCGGCGGAGGAATTGTTTACGATTCTATTCCTGAAAATGAGTATCAGGAGTCGATAAACAAAGCGTCGGCGGTGCTTAGAGCGATTGAGGAGGCAGGTGACATAGTATGA